In the Agelaius phoeniceus isolate bAgePho1 chromosome 11, bAgePho1.hap1, whole genome shotgun sequence genome, one interval contains:
- the C11H3orf18 gene encoding uncharacterized protein C3orf18 homolog: protein MSYSSPSVHDLHHSTPSTARPDPGTALDVTVPQTATISPETASFNSTKIPDMASTGPGMSTMLLSFGIITVIGLAVAMVLYIRKRKRLEKLRHQLMPMYNFDPTEEQDELEQELLEHGRDAASSQASHSKVLLPSQGALQRPSRLVFTDVANAINA, encoded by the exons ATGAGTTACAGCTCACCCTCTGTGCATGACTTGCatcacagcacccccagcacggCCAGGCCAGacccagggacagctctggatGTGACTGTACCACAAACAGCCACCATAAGCCCTGAGACTGCCAGTTTCAACAGCACCAAAATCCCAGACATGGCCAGCACGGGACCTGGCATGAGCACCATGCTGCTTTCCTTTGGGATCATTACTGTGATTGGCTTGGCTGTAGCAATG gTTCTGTATatcaggaagaggaagag GTTGGAGAAGCTGCGGCACCAGCTCATGCCCATGTACAACTTCGATCCCACCGAGGAACAGgatgagctggagcaggagctgctggaacacGGGCGAGATGCAGCTTCTTCCCAGGCATCACACAGCAAG gtgctgctgccgaGCCAGGGAGCCCTGCAGAGACCGAGCCGCCTGGTCTTCACTGACGTGGCCAACGCCATCAATGCATGA